The sequence below is a genomic window from Pseudophryne corroboree isolate aPseCor3 unplaced genomic scaffold, aPseCor3.hap2 scaffold_2152, whole genome shotgun sequence.
GGCTAGCAATGACAGTAAAGGGTTAGGGGAGACCTTGGAGTACTGGTGTGGTGCAGAGAGCCAGCTCGCCGCTCACCTCATGCCCTATAAAAGACTGTTTTTCTGCGCTAGGGAAACACAAGGTGAGAGCAGATTCCCCCGTACACTCAGACAGGGAAGAGTTTACACGGCTGCTCATTCCGCCAATGGGAGCACAGAACACCTCACTCTCGGCAGCCAATCACAGCACAGCCGGCAGTGTATATAAAAGACGTGAGTCAACACCGGGCGTTGTAGTATTATTGATTAAAGTTAAGTTCTGCAAACATGGCGGAAACTGCCCCCGTCGCCGCCGCTGTTCCTCCATCAGAGGTcgcagccaaaaagaagaggcagccgaagAAAGCTGCTGGAAGAGCAAAGAAGAGCGGCAAGTCTTCTGGACCCAGCGTCTCCGAGCTGATCGTAAAAGCCGTGGCCGCCTCTAAAGAGCGCAGCGGGGTTTCTCTTgccgccctgaagaaggctctggctgccggaggctacgatgtggagaggaacaacAGCCGCATCAAAGTGGGGGTGAAAGGATTAGTGACCAAAGGAACTCTCACCCAGGTGAAAGGTACCGGCGCTTCCGGCTCCTTCAAGCTCAATAAGAAACAAGTGGAAAGCAAGAAGGCCGCCCAGAAGTCCCTGAAGCCCAAGAAACCTGCAGCGAAGAAAGTGGCCAAATCCCCGAAGAAGCCCAAGAAGGCTCCGAGTGCAGCCAAGACCCCGAAAAAGGTGAAGAAACCCGCTACAGCGGCTGctgccaaaagcccaaagaagcctaTAGCCGTGAAGCCTAAGAAGGCGGCCAAGAGTCCCgccaagaaggcggcgaagcccaaagctgccaagagtccggccaagaaggcAGCGAAGCCAAAAGCCACAAAAAGCCCGGCCAAGAAGGCAGCTAAGCCTAAGAAAGCTGCGGCCAAGAAGTGATTGTAAAGCCGCAGCCTCTCTTCCTTGTTATcccccaaaggctcttttcagagccacccaccctgtctcggcAGAGCTGTAGGCGCACGATGTGATCTATTGGGGGACTAAATAAAAACTAGTGAAGAAGTCGCTACATGTGGCAGAAATATCTAGTTTGTCCCTTACACATCAGTCCTAGAAACATAGCTCTTGATAGCAGGATatggaccacttggcccatctactc
It includes:
- the LOC135006684 gene encoding histone H1B-like — translated: MAETAPVAAAVPPSEVAAKKKRQPKKAAGRAKKSGKSSGPSVSELIVKAVAASKERSGVSLAALKKALAAGGYDVERNNSRIKVGVKGLVTKGTLTQVKGTGASGSFKLNKKQVESKKAAQKSLKPKKPAAKKVAKSPKKPKKAPSAAKTPKKVKKPATAAAAKSPKKPIAVKPKKAAKSPAKKAAKPKAAKSPAKKAAKPKATKSPAKKAAKPKKAAAKK